Within Cyprinus carpio isolate SPL01 chromosome A11, ASM1834038v1, whole genome shotgun sequence, the genomic segment TTGGTTTTAAGTAGTTGTAACTGGTTATAAGCCAATACTTCTTATTTTTACCACAAAACATTGATTCATATCTTATGTGCTTCCCCAGTAGGAAGATCCCCACGTATACAATAAAAAACCCCAAACTGTTTCCACCTCCATTAAGCACTTTGTCTCAGGTTGGCATAAAGTTCACACTTTAACAAAACAGTTTATGTATTGCTACCTCCTCCCTTTTATAGGCTTAATGAGTGAATGTTTTGGTAATGATGCAAAGAGCCAATTTTGTCCAAACCCTTCGATTTTTTCTACTTTTGTGCCTTCCCCGAAAACATACAGTACCTTCAATTTTCCCTCCAAAACCTTACGCTGTGGTATATCGTGTCTTATTACTTCCTCTTCCTGCTACACGAAGGcttcagacattaaaaaaagcacCATTCAGAGGCAGGGCTCACACGTTTTGATAAGCATCGAGCTCAACATGGCAGCAGAGGTAAGCATTTTCGTAGCAATCTGTTATTTTGTAGTTGATGTAAACATACTCAAATATATAGCAATTGATCACTGTCTAATTAGTGAATTAGTCTCTGATTTTTCAGTATAAGGGAGATAACGCCAGATGATGAATagtgcaaaaaatataaacattttctgaTCTTCTAGTTCACTTGTACTTAATGTGCTTTTTCACTTCTCTGTTCATTTAGCCCGTTTAAATGTTAGAAGAAAGAGAAATGAAACTGTAATATTTAGTAATCTTTTTGCCTAGTCAGGAAACTCGATGATCATGTGGCCACGTGTGCTGTTTGGCATTTGAAACAAATATGTTCTTTAACTGCACTAAAGCAAATAGTCTCCTCTCGTAGAATGTACATCATCCGAGCACTGAAGAAACAGAAGAGTGTGAATCTGAGGACACCCGATGCAATAAAAAGTTGAAGTTCATAAGATTCAGCCTGTCGATTGAAGATACTGAGATAGGTGGGCATCAGGAGCCATCAGATGCACAAGCAGAGGGGGAAGAGAAGGACATTGAGGATGACTGTTTCGGTGATGACGATCCGCTTCATTCCCTTGCTAACATGAGCTTGAATCTGGTTATTGATCAAGACTCTGATGCTGACAACCCTTTCTGCAACTGTGATCGGCAGTTTAAAGAAAGTGTGATCAAGTCTGAGAAAGCTGATATTTCCTATAgtaagaaatatttctattttattcattttgaatgaTCTAATGTTTGAAATTTCCATTCCTTTCTGGTTGTAACATTCTGCTGCCTTTTTCAGTTTCTGCACAAATTTGGAAAGTGATTAAAGAACAAAAAAGTTTATTCCTGAAGACACGCGAAGGATGCAAGTATGTTGCATCAAGACAAAATGAGATATGTTTGGAGAGCACCATGTCAGGTTTGTTTTTAGGAAACAtcgtatttttattatttccttgtggctattttacttttatttttaaaatcacattttccacaaattgcctttttttttcagcaaaaattaCCATCTTTCAAGGCACCTTCCGTGGCATGGTCACTAATGACAGTGAATCGGGTGTTCCCATTGTGCTGAACTTCACAGGCACAGATAACTTCCTGTCCTGCACCAGCAAAGGAGAGGAAAAGATTTTAACAGTTAAAGTAAGTTTTCGATAATCTCTGTTTCCTgattttgcatttgtgttttgttaggGTCGTACAGCAGTGCATTGCTCTACAAGTTGCGATAATATAAGTATATTGTGCTCAAATACAGCAGGGACTTCCTGTTCAACTTCAGCAAACCaacttttataatgtttatttcagaCGTACGACAGAAAAAAGATTTCTGCAGATGACCCAGAAAAATCATCCCTCATTTTCTACATGTCTCAAAAGCGGGATGGTCTCCGGTATTTTGAGTCAGCACTCTACAGAGGATGGTTCATTCACACTATAAATGATATTGGTGTGAAAATGCAAAGAGGCAATAATGCACCCAGCAGTTGCTTTGTCATTGAGAGAGAGTGAGACCACAAAATCTACTGAATATTAAATcttcttattatattttattcagaatgtgTCAACGTAGTTTCCTTTTACAATTTTATGTTGTTGTACCATAGCACAATTTTGattgtataaaaaatacatagtatataagtatatttataatataaaactttatttacttttgtcAGTATAAGCTACTAGAAGTTTTAGTATTTCCATTAGTTAGAGTAACTTTATAATTCatctaattataattataatgtgttCATTTATCTTTCTGATCTTTAacataacacatttaaataaacatttgctaaCACACCAGAAATTGGATTTGTTTTCTATTGgaaaatatttccaaaaagcATGCAGTGTAGACACTTTTTTCATCGCTCTCCTTTCTGATATTATTTTTGGAAACAGCTATTTCTTTACAGTCCTGTTTGTTCAACGTCTGCCTCGAAGGCTTTGTTCTCTTCTCCATCATCTGAATTCTCGTATGGGTTCACAGTCTCATCAGCCTTTTTagctttcctgaaaaaaaaaaaaaaaaaaaagttttgcactaATGTAAGAAATTCAATACCACACTTGCTGTTGTCAAACCTTTGTGtggatttaattcatttttttaagccAATAATTTACTATTTCTGttgaaattaattataatgtGTAACTTGGAtgctaaaaataaagtgtttattgCATTGTACCATTGTTGGATCATGTCatctttgtgtatttttgttttaaatattgtccACATAGCTATGATGATGCAGTTCTACCAAACATGTCAGTGTTTAATATGGACAAGAATGGCATAATTTTCACTGTCACTAAACTGGCTCTATCTACTTTCAATCATTCATGAGGTGTTTTCCCTGCAGTACTTACTTCTTCCTGTTTAATATCCCTGTGGAAATGAGGTAGATCCCCCCAAACAGAGTTACACCCATTACCACTCCAAATACCACCAGCCAAACTGAAAATTTTTCCTCTTTGGGCGGAGCTAATGTTGCCTGCAGCCCAACAAATTCCAATGTTTCATCATTGAGTAAAAATGCACCGTTGATGCGTTCTCTGGAAAGCCTGTGAAGAGATAATAAGGGAAATTCTGTCACTGGAACAACTGCTCAAGTTCctcttaattatatatatatatatatatatatatatatatatatatatatatatatatatatatatatatatacatatatatacacatatatacatatatatatatacatatatatatatatatatatatatatatatatacatatatatatatatatatacatatatatatatatatatatatatatatatatatatatataccatatatatattatatatatatatatatatatataatcaatatatatatatatatctatatctatatatgcctatatatataatcattattttactttatatagtACGGTTTCAAGATATACCAGATAGCTGCCTCTACATCTGCCTTAGGAATGAGTGTGTCTGGTTTGGTTGGATCcatcacaacaaaataaaaggagATTCTGGCCGTTTCTTTGTATGTGTTGATATTCTCTGGCCTGTGTGCAACAAATATGTTGTGCAATGTCACATTTTCACAATGAAAATTATTCAATCACATTCTGAAATGTGCAATTAGTGGAGAATAAGAAGAGATGATACTTACATGAAATCCATTTTTATTCCCTTTTCTTCTAAATAGTACTGGCGCATGGCAAAGGCCATAGTGGACTTAAAAAGATACATTTCATTTGTATTCCAAGTGTACTGGAGATTAAAAAA encodes:
- the LOC109101298 gene encoding uncharacterized protein LOC109101298 → MAAEGNLVSGGVMLLHTESEGKHSYEVKGFLNYNKGTFASNGDKLIMINNKYMEDLTPRAFAELLVEGSPSLTIHHSPKRKTEECESEEISVHTKEPTVMRFSLMMVREEDLEATGVEPSPEWESEDIEDDCFSDDNLLLVSMAGTRFSMVVPRGCDPVNPCNCCGGMNCQFNEVVVLPATAEITFNSARILKRVTEQTNVILKSVLMGKYVTPENQWMFLRDTMSAKITLYYYTATMGREGVPVVLNFTGTENFFCCTTKQGEDKKILTLVSHNKKDLINICPGDQEKWPLVFYMSSDGDNIRRFESALYKGWFIYTQKVDSNVVGMQEDQFDSIQCAFSIIIMSEKGSCCWHKVHTLTKQFMYCYLLPFIGLMSECFGNDAKSQFCPNPSIFSTFVPSPKTYSTFNFPSKTLRCGISCLITSSSCYTKASDIKKSTIQRQGSHVLISIELNMAAENVHHPSTEETEECESEDTRCNKKLKFIRFSLSIEDTEIGGHQEPSDAQAEGEEKDIEDDCFGDDDPLHSLANMSLNLVIDQDSDADNPFCNCDRQFKESVIKSEKADISYISAQIWKVIKEQKSLFLKTREGCKYVASRQNEICLESTMSAKITIFQGTFRGMVTNDSESGVPIVLNFTGTDNFLSCTSKGEEKILTVKTYDRKKISADDPEKSSLIFYMSQKRDGLRYFESALYRGWFIHTINDIGVKMQRGNNAPSSCFVIERE